Sequence from the Clostridium saccharobutylicum DSM 13864 genome:
GTGAACATTATTATGAGTTTGCTTATGTGCTTATTTACATTATTGAATACATTAAGTTTTTTTGAAAAGATGCCTATTAAGGAGTTGAAGAAAATATTATTATATATCTTCTCTATAGTATTTAACTATGTTGGGATAATATCATTAAATTTTGGAAACAAAGAGATAGCTATAGTTACAATGTTAATTAAATTTATTGCATTTTATAAATTTTATAATTATGTAATAAGTAAAGATTTAGAAGATTCTTTACAGAAAATAAACAATAATATAGAAGTAGCAACTAAGACAAAAAAGGAACTTAACTCAGTTTTAAAAAAAAGGAATACGATTTTAAATGAGACAAATTTAATGATTCAGAAAAGTCAGGATAAGTATAATAAATTAGTAGATTCAATTTATGGAGGTATATTTTTATTTTATTACAATAAGCTTCAATATATTAATAAAGGTACAGTTGGAACTTTAAACATGAGTAATGATGAAAATTTAGGCATGGATTTAAATGATTTTATAGAAAGATATTTTGATATAACGTTAGAAGATCTAGAAAAAGCACATAATTATATTCCTTTTGCAAAAATGAAATATACCAATTTAGATGTTGATATATTTTTAAGTTATGAAGATAAGGAAACTACGATTGTTTATATTCATGATATAAGCGATATAAATGAGAATGAAAAAGCAACAAAGGAACTTGAAGAATATTTAGAAGAAGATAGATTAAAACAGGAGTTTTTTGCAAATATTTCTCATGAATTAAAAACACCTATAAATTCAATCTTTACAGCACTGCAAATTGATAATCTTTATTTGTCAGAAGGCAATATGGAGGGAATAAAAAAGAATAGAATGGTGATTAAGCAAAATTGCTTAAGGCTCATTAGAACAATAAATAATTTTATAGATGCAAATAAAGTTTCAGAAGGATATATTATACCAGATTTTAAAATATATAATATTGTTGAATTGGTTGAAAATATTTCAGATTCGTGTAATAAATATATAAAGCTAGCAGAAAACACTTTGATATTTGATTCAGAAGAGGAAGAAGTTTATGTTAACTGTGACAAAGAAATGATAACTAGAATTATATTAAATATACTTTCTAATTCGGTTAAGTATGGAAAAAAAGGTGGCAGTATAAAAATTAATATATATTCTGAATCAGAGAACACCGTTAGCATTAAAGTTAAAAATGATGGGATGAAGATAGGAAAAGAAATAATTCCATATATATTTGATAAATTTACAAAACTAAATAAAGCTTTTAATAGACTCAAAGAAGGCAGTGGACTTGGATTGTTTTTAACTAAAGCATTAGTTGAATTACAAGGTGGGAATATAAAGTTAATATCCAAGAGTAAAGGAAATGGATTTATAATTACTATGTGTAGAATTAATGAAACTAATAAGTATGAATTTATGCATGAAGAATTAGCCATTAATTCATTAGAAGAAAAGGTAGATGTAGAATTTTCTGATATATATATCGAATAAGGAACATAAAAAAATAATATGCCAAAGATGAGGCACATATTTTGTTTCACGCAAGGAAGAAAATTCAAGAACTCCATTTGGGTTATCTAGTACATAAGTTTTGATTTACATATCTATCTATATACATATTTTAACATGATAAACATATACTTTTAATAATAGGGCAGATGAGTATTGATTTTCATGTGCCTTATCTGCCTAACTTATTTTTAGAGGTGTAAATATATGAGAGGTAAATCAAGAAGTGATAAAATTAGAATTATTCCATTAATTGTATGTGTGGCTATTCCTCTTTTAATTGGAGGAATAACATCAGTGCTCATGCCGAATATGAAAGTGGTATATGAAGGATTGGTGAAACCAGCGTTTGCACCACCAGCAATGATATTTCCAATAATATGGACAATACTCTATATACTTATGGGAATAGCATTATATAAAGTTTATATATTGAAATATGAAGGAATTGATACTAGTTCTGCAATTTTTGTTTTTGGAATACAATTGCTATTAAACTTTTTATGGACATTTATATTTTTTGGATTTAGACTTTATGGATTGGCTTTTATTGAGCTTATTATATTAATTCTATTTGTTATTTTGACAATTAAAAGGTTCTATGAGAAGGCTGGAACGAAGGCGGCAGTATTACTTCTACCATATTTAATTTGGTTAATATATGCTGGTGCTTTAAATTTTTATGTTTGGATGCTTAATGAAATGTAAATTGTATTTAAGCACGTAAAAATAAGGCACATGAAAAAAATAACAAGTCCAAAATGCCAAGATTATTTTTTCATCAGGCAAGGAAGCAGGTAAGTGAAAGTCTAAATCTATGATTTGATGATGGTTGCTTACTAAGAGAACACACAGTGAGTATATGCGATTCGAGCTTCATCTGGTGAAAAATAGACTTGACAGATGGAATTGTTATTTTTTTATTGTGCCTAAAATGTTAGTCGTATAATATTATAAATTCAGTTTTAATATATTGTAACTGGTTTTATTTCGAGTTTAGTGTTAAGATAGATATTGCTGAAAATAATACCCAAGGAGGAAGAAAAATAGCATGGCAAAAGTTATTATTGCAGAAAAACCATCTGTTGCTAAGAATATTGCAGATGCTTTTAAGATAAAAACTAGGAAAGATGGCTATTTTGAGGGCAATGGCTATTATATAACATGGGCATTTGGACATCTTTTGCAGTTATATGATGCAAAAGATTATGATGAAAATATGAAAGGCTGGAGATTTGAAAAATTCCCCTTCATTCCAGAGAACTTTTTATATAAGGTAAAATGCGATAGCATAGATAGAAGTGTGGAAGATAAAGGTGCTAAAAAGCAACTTGGAATAATAAAGGGATTAATTGATAAGGAAGATGTTGATGGTGTTATATCAGCAACGGATTTTGACCGTGAGGGGCAAGTTATAGCAGATGAATTATTTGATTACTTTAAGGTTAATAAGCCAATATATAGATTGTTATTAAATGAATGGACACCTGATGAAGTAAAAAAAGGGATGGATTCTTTAAAGAATAATAAAGAAATGCAATCATTACAAGATGCAGGTATTGGCAGGCAATGGAGTGATTGGATTATAGGGATAAATTTGACGTCTGTGAGCACATTAAAATATAAATTTGAAGAAAATAAAACAATAAATATTGGAAGAGTTTTATTACCAACTTTAAAAATTATTTATGATAGGGACAAAGAAATAGAGAATTTTACAGCTACAACCTATTATAAATTATCAACCAATTTTAAAAACTCAAATAATGAGGAATTTGAAGGCCTTTATTATGAAAATGAATCTGAAAAATTTGAGAAAAAAGAAGACTTAAATAAGTTGCTTCCATTGCTAGAAGGTGGAACTGCTAAAATAATAGATAAACAGACAGAACTTAAAAAAGAATATCCACCGTATTTATTTAATTTATCAAATCTTCAAGGATACATTACAAGTAAATATAAAGGATGGACATCTGATAAAGTTTTAAAAGTTGCACAATCTCTCTATGAAAAAAAACTTACAACATATCCTAGAACTGCTAGTATAGTTTTAGAAGAAAGTTTAAAGGATAGAGCTAAAAAGGTTTTGGAAACGCATAAAGCAGGTCTTCCTTATGAAAAAGATATTAAGTTTGTGGCATCAAAAAGAATTTTTGATAGTTCGAAGGTTGAAAGCCATAGTGCTATTACGCCAACGTATATTAAAGCAACAGGATTAAGTCAAGATGAGAAAATAGTTTATGAAGCTATAAAAAATAGA
This genomic interval carries:
- a CDS encoding sensor histidine kinase, encoding MNNIKNLVWLNKIHNKVKINNIIEVEFILMVFIGIYFIVTEDLEFYTLINNLTQAAIIGTFVYVNIIQSKFVERTFMKNFNIVYVISTSLILLNIFEIVVLNRGTSIYYILLLYSGKVTLEYYQINKILKFRSSIFKRIILLINYATLILIFWWIYNEIYLTMAQHKIYFLPCIIAVNIIMSLLMCLFTLLNTLSFFEKMPIKELKKILLYIFSIVFNYVGIISLNFGNKEIAIVTMLIKFIAFYKFYNYVISKDLEDSLQKINNNIEVATKTKKELNSVLKKRNTILNETNLMIQKSQDKYNKLVDSIYGGIFLFYYNKLQYINKGTVGTLNMSNDENLGMDLNDFIERYFDITLEDLEKAHNYIPFAKMKYTNLDVDIFLSYEDKETTIVYIHDISDINENEKATKELEEYLEEDRLKQEFFANISHELKTPINSIFTALQIDNLYLSEGNMEGIKKNRMVIKQNCLRLIRTINNFIDANKVSEGYIIPDFKIYNIVELVENISDSCNKYIKLAENTLIFDSEEEEVYVNCDKEMITRIILNILSNSVKYGKKGGSIKINIYSESENTVSIKVKNDGMKIGKEIIPYIFDKFTKLNKAFNRLKEGSGLGLFLTKALVELQGGNIKLISKSKGNGFIITMCRINETNKYEFMHEELAINSLEEKVDVEFSDIYIE
- a CDS encoding TspO/MBR family protein — its product is MRGKSRSDKIRIIPLIVCVAIPLLIGGITSVLMPNMKVVYEGLVKPAFAPPAMIFPIIWTILYILMGIALYKVYILKYEGIDTSSAIFVFGIQLLLNFLWTFIFFGFRLYGLAFIELIILILFVILTIKRFYEKAGTKAAVLLLPYLIWLIYAGALNFYVWMLNEM
- a CDS encoding type IA DNA topoisomerase, whose amino-acid sequence is MAKVIIAEKPSVAKNIADAFKIKTRKDGYFEGNGYYITWAFGHLLQLYDAKDYDENMKGWRFEKFPFIPENFLYKVKCDSIDRSVEDKGAKKQLGIIKGLIDKEDVDGVISATDFDREGQVIADELFDYFKVNKPIYRLLLNEWTPDEVKKGMDSLKNNKEMQSLQDAGIGRQWSDWIIGINLTSVSTLKYKFEENKTINIGRVLLPTLKIIYDRDKEIENFTATTYYKLSTNFKNSNNEEFEGLYYENESEKFEKKEDLNKLLPLLEGGTAKIIDKQTELKKEYPPYLFNLSNLQGYITSKYKGWTSDKVLKVAQSLYEKKLTTYPRTASIVLEESLKDRAKKVLETHKAGLPYEKDIKFVASKRIFDSSKVESHSAITPTYIKATGLSQDEKIVYEAIKNRFIMQFMPVAEFEETKVTLKANNSEVKGTFISKGKVKLVEGWKVVEKIESKDVILPQVMVDENVDIIKVKVNSVTKKPPKHHTEKTLLRVMETCGKGVEGKEDSEEMMKAILSGFSIGTPATRAETIKKLKDIGYLKTKGKSLICTDLGRNIVEIFPVKELLDLEYTGRLEKTLSDIEKGKFGKSDFMKLIKDFTIKSVELIKQDTGALSRFKVEIPKDVENLGPCPVCGNPVVEGEKSFGCCNWKNGCKFTIWKDDKYIKSFGKSVSKEMIELLLKNGKVGFRNLKSKKGNTFSAYFKYENNEETGYFNWKIEFI